In Myxocyprinus asiaticus isolate MX2 ecotype Aquarium Trade chromosome 16, UBuf_Myxa_2, whole genome shotgun sequence, the genomic stretch taaaaagtattttatttgttttcagatgAATTATGGAATCTACAAAGTGACTAAAGTAACAACTGACAATCTTGTTTATTATGTACACAATGCTGTAGGCTTTataaagtatgtgtgtgtatatttcttGCAATAATACAGACATTTTAAACTAAGAGAAATATAGCAGAAACTAGCAGAAATATCCTATGAATTTTGTTATAAATACAATGACTGAATAATTGTTAGACTTGGTGTATACTGTTACTGCTGCTAGTAGTTTATATGCTGTAAAAAGTAATCTCAGACAATATATTTTACTAGAACACCACAGCCACTGAAGTGTGATAAACACTACCACTAAATATTTAGCGCCTGTTGCTTTTGTTCTTGTGAACAAAACTGCAATACTgcatatgtaaataataaattcgGCATTGAAGATGAGTTAGCATTTTGAAGTGAAAATGGAACTGGCAGTTATTTTAGCAGGAGTTTAAGTGGAGTTTCTGTCATTTCTTTcaacttgaaaataaaattttccaaGAAGAATATATTTTCTTGAATACTTCAGGGTTGATCTTAAATGAGCTGTTATACAGTATTACCCAGACAATTATTAATGCTAACTGTATTCTAAAATGCTAACTGTACACCTCTCACATTCCCTCACCTGCAGTAAAGAGAGGCTGTAGTGGTGGCCAAACTGGTATGTTCTACACACACGAATGGTACCTGTAAATGTATGCCCTACAGAACCACCTCTTAAGGTACAGTAGTTCACCTGTAAGAGGTAAAGTGCTACCCTTTAGGCCAGTCATATAAGAGCAGATTAACAGTTACCTGTAGCAATAAGCCCCATAGATATATACGCAAACTTTTGCTGGGGTAACCAAAGCTATGAACCCCTGGTTCTGTAGCCCCTCCACAACGTTCCCTCGGGTTGATGATGGGAAATCATACGCTGCCATCCTTCAGCCAGACTCTGTCACAGTGGTCCAGCCCCAGAAACTTCCAGGAGGAGTAGAACTGACCGACTCTCACTAAATCAGCAATCTCATGTCTGCAGGCATGTTCTGCCTCAACAAAATTCAGTGGCCCTGGAATGTAGAACACGGAGCCTGGGAATGCAAAAAAAGAGAGAGTGCTGCTCACAATGGAggtattttttaaacattcatgcattttcaaaattagcaaataaataaataactatgtttaatatgtataattataaccTACatagcaattatttttcaagtccATGGAAGAACTGTGATCTGCACAACAAATGGAACTTCTGTAGACTCTTTCATTGACATTCAACTCTCCAGTGCAATATATACAACAGCCAGTCTCATAGGTGGGAGCCAGGGCATAGTGGGAGCTCAAATGTCACTCTACAGAGTAACAAACTCTTCTGTCTTTTGTTAACACAAAACAACAAAGCTGATTTTGGTGTTTCTCAAAAAAAGTGCAGGTAATTCAGCTAGGAATTTTCTTGCAGACAGCAGTTACAATCACTGACTAACCCCTGTAAATGCTAGAATTGCCTCGTGTCCCCATGTGAAACAATTACCTTCCAGAAAGCGCTTGTATTTCAGATGCTATCATTCATTTTACTTATTAGTCGGTGCTAGCTATAGGCAGAGTAGGCATAGGGCCTTCGCATTAGGTGTGGCCTCCAAATCCCGAAATCTTAGGTGGGTTGGGATGGGTGGGGTCCTTATCCCAAAACGCCCCTGGACATTTGGCAACCCACCCACCCAGCAACCAACCAACCCCCACCCAACCCACCCGGAATACAAAGTGGAACAACGAGCGACAAAAATGGGGGCCCCTGGTTTGGATGGTTGCCTAGGGCTTCAGAAATTTTTGCACTGGCCCTGCATTTTATGCTCAAACCATCTGAATCACACTGACATTCCCTTCACACTAGAATTCACATTAACTGACCCTTGGTGCTAGAGGTGAAGCAGAAAGCATCATATTGTTCCCGTGTTCTGTCACAGGCCCATAACTTCAGATGCCTGGTAGGAGATCCCCCCCACAGGCCGGCCATGGGTGAAGGATTGGGTAATTGACAGTTCCATCTCTCAGCCATCCAGCATTACACCAGTCCAACCCTTCAGTCCACGCTGCAAAGCAGGATCACATATAAGAGTCTCCCAGAATTAAAACAATTACAAAGCACTAAACACATTCTAGAAAGATATTAAATATGTCTGGATATCTTAGTCTATGGATATCAAATTAATCTTTGGCCAGTATTGCACAAGTATATGTGCAAATCCAGGGGAAAGAAAACTAAACCTAAAACTTGCTAAGATTTCTTCAAAGTAAATGATGAACAAtgcatgtaaaaattacattcttACCCCGATAGAGCTGCTTGTAGTTGGCAAGTGTTGCATCCTGCTCAGCACAAGCCACTTTAGCATCAAAGAAAGTAAATCTGTACCAACCGTGGTGGCTTTGATAAGGAAATAAAACCCCTGAAATGCATGAGCAGTTTATCATTTTATGAAGGTTTAGAATTTGAAATTACTTCAAAGCTATGGATTTTATCAGGGGTCTTCAACCTGTGGGACGATTACAATGTTTTTATAGTGG encodes the following:
- the hapln2 gene encoding LOW QUALITY PROTEIN: hyaluronan and proteoglycan link protein 2 (The sequence of the model RefSeq protein was modified relative to this genomic sequence to represent the inferred CDS: inserted 2 bases in 2 codons; deleted 3 bases in 2 codons; substituted 2 bases at 2 genomic stop codons), whose amino-acid sequence is MDCKALLAVTVCCVSWTSAKYHPHNQEKDKELKYLLEPMVYAEVTAHRGHTVILPCVMRFKPPHYKLNPXSRGVENIVLIMNGHVDKQYGALGPRASLQRAHDLDVSLRFTNLQLMEDEGSYRCELINGIEDECVIITLRIEGVLFPYQSHHGWYRFTFFDAKVACAEQDATLANYKQLYRAWTEGLDWCNAGWLRDGTVNYPILHPWPACGGDLLPGIXSYGPXDRTREQYDAFCFTSSTKGSVFYIPGPLNFVEAEHACRHEIADLVRVGQFYSSWKFLGLDHCDRVWLKDGSVXFPIINPRERCGGATEPGVHSFGYPSKSLRIIYGAYCYR